The following proteins are co-located in the Flammeovirga kamogawensis genome:
- a CDS encoding queuosine precursor transporter, giving the protein MKDQDFINEQKRQTLYVALCAIFLTNAIVAELIGPKIFSLETFLSLQPAQISIFEGFTLDFNLTAGVVIWPVVFITTDIINEYFGKSGVKKISFITAGLITYVFMVVLFVTDLPPAQFWLDINAVDSNGNPFNIEEAFDKIFTQGLGIIIGSLIAFLIGQFLDAHTFQWLRRLTGSKNIWLRATGSTLISQLVDSFVVLGVAFYVFGNWSFDQVIAVAIINYIYKFFIALVMTPLLYLAHFGIDKYLGKEFADKTAETAAQTNLFSKD; this is encoded by the coding sequence ATGAAAGATCAAGATTTCATCAACGAACAAAAGAGACAGACTTTATATGTAGCATTATGTGCAATCTTCCTTACAAATGCTATTGTAGCTGAATTAATCGGACCTAAGATATTTTCTTTAGAAACTTTTTTGAGTTTACAACCTGCTCAAATTTCAATTTTTGAGGGGTTTACTTTAGATTTTAACCTTACTGCAGGTGTAGTAATTTGGCCTGTAGTGTTTATTACTACAGATATTATAAATGAGTATTTTGGTAAGAGTGGAGTAAAGAAAATATCATTTATTACAGCAGGTTTAATTACCTATGTGTTTATGGTTGTACTATTTGTAACGGATTTACCTCCAGCTCAATTTTGGTTAGATATAAACGCCGTAGATAGCAATGGAAATCCTTTTAATATAGAAGAGGCTTTTGATAAAATATTCACACAAGGTTTAGGAATTATTATTGGGTCTTTGATCGCATTCTTAATAGGTCAATTTTTAGATGCACACACTTTTCAGTGGTTAAGACGACTTACAGGAAGTAAAAATATATGGTTAAGAGCAACAGGATCAACACTTATATCTCAATTAGTAGACAGCTTTGTGGTACTAGGAGTAGCTTTTTATGTTTTTGGTAATTGGTCTTTTGATCAGGTAATTGCCGTAGCAATCATTAATTATATTTATAAGTTTTTTATAGCTTTAGTAATGACCCCATTGCTATATCTTGCCCATTTTGGTATAGACAAATACTTAGGTAAGGAATTTGCTGATAAAACAGCTGAAACAGCAGCTCAAACGAATCTGTTTTCAAAAGATTAA